The following proteins are encoded in a genomic region of Methanoculleus oceani:
- a CDS encoding type II toxin-antitoxin system RelE family toxin translates to MFAIVIERRAREFVKRLPLKTRRIIVEKILELKEDPFPGGNKEKLEYPNPPAVYRLHIGRSFTVFYIIEHEESIVKIEKIMTIEKAHKEYSRR, encoded by the coding sequence GTGTTTGCTATTGTCATCGAGCGAAGGGCACGAGAGTTCGTAAAAAGGCTCCCTCTAAAAACCCGGCGCATCATCGTCGAAAAGATCCTGGAACTCAAGGAAGACCCGTTTCCGGGAGGAAACAAGGAAAAACTCGAGTACCCTAACCCTCCTGCAGTCTATCGCCTGCATATCGGCAGGTCTTTCACGGTATTTTATATCATCGAGCATGAGGAGAGCATCGTCAAGATCGAGAAGATCATGACGATCGAGAAGGCCCATAAAGAGTACTCCCGCAGGTGA
- a CDS encoding type II toxin-antitoxin system RelE/ParE family toxin, with protein MENLKTLQEDPYPGSGSDKERLHVHGREDTYRLHISRTFTAFYRIHEPEKEVHVLAVMSIEQAHKRYGWF; from the coding sequence ATGGAGAACCTGAAAACCCTGCAGGAAGACCCGTATCCCGGCAGCGGAAGCGATAAGGAGCGCCTGCACGTGCACGGGCGCGAAGACACCTATAGACTTCATATCAGCCGGACCTTCACGGCATTCTATCGCATCCATGAACCCGAAAAGGAAGTCCATGTTCTTGCCGTGATGTCGATCGAGCAGGCGCACAAACGGTATGGATGGTTCTGA